One genomic region from Pseudoalteromonas rubra encodes:
- a CDS encoding LysM peptidoglycan-binding domain-containing protein, translated as MPVRIFLLLLTLILLSGCQSTRSEHAPEEHQNGHSTPVAHFEPDRPLPALPTPHTSDDVWQRIRMQLSFASSTHPRVLKRVNWYLQHPKYMHTISDRARPYLYYLVNEVERRGLPIELALMPLIESDFNAQAYSEKHASGLWQLTPLIAKHYGVTINPWFDGRQDLLQSTQAALDFLVYLHKRFDGDWYHAIAAYNTGEGRVATAIARNRKAGKPTDFFSLSLPKQTRHYVPKLLAAATLLKQQRMHFPAIDNQPAFTQLALDKAVILPDQHDWAELEVLNPGFRRFPVLLNGPGHVLVPMARAQEWQLAANEFQALPDSRWQQVVVRRGDSLSRIAGQHNVSVSELRQFNQLNSDMIRIGQTLLLPSREEKLDYVVKRGDSLWRIAKQFGVTVKDLKRWNQRDNNRLRLGETLAIHLSAP; from the coding sequence ATGCCAGTCAGAATTTTTCTCCTGCTGTTAACCCTGATATTACTCAGCGGTTGTCAATCTACCCGCTCAGAGCACGCCCCGGAAGAGCACCAGAATGGTCACAGCACACCCGTCGCCCATTTTGAACCGGATCGACCTTTGCCTGCACTGCCAACGCCCCATACCAGTGATGACGTCTGGCAGCGTATTCGCATGCAACTCAGCTTTGCCAGCTCGACCCACCCCAGAGTGCTGAAGCGCGTTAACTGGTATCTGCAACACCCCAAGTATATGCATACCATCAGCGATCGCGCCCGGCCGTACTTGTATTATCTGGTGAATGAAGTTGAACGTCGCGGCCTGCCCATTGAACTGGCCCTGATGCCGCTGATAGAGAGTGACTTTAACGCCCAGGCCTACTCAGAAAAACATGCCTCCGGGCTGTGGCAATTAACACCTTTGATTGCAAAACACTATGGCGTGACCATTAATCCCTGGTTTGACGGACGGCAAGATCTGCTCCAGTCGACCCAGGCGGCACTCGATTTTCTGGTGTACCTGCACAAACGCTTTGACGGCGACTGGTATCATGCCATTGCGGCCTACAATACCGGTGAAGGACGGGTCGCCACCGCCATCGCCCGCAACCGTAAAGCAGGTAAACCCACAGACTTTTTCTCGCTGAGCCTGCCAAAACAAACTCGACACTATGTGCCTAAACTACTGGCGGCGGCCACCTTGCTGAAACAACAGCGCATGCACTTTCCGGCCATAGACAATCAACCCGCCTTTACCCAACTGGCTCTGGACAAAGCCGTGATCTTGCCTGACCAACATGACTGGGCAGAGTTAGAAGTTCTCAACCCTGGCTTTCGACGCTTTCCGGTGCTGCTTAACGGACCAGGTCATGTGCTGGTGCCCATGGCGCGGGCGCAAGAGTGGCAACTGGCCGCTAATGAGTTTCAGGCACTGCCAGATTCGCGCTGGCAGCAAGTGGTGGTGCGCCGGGGCGACAGCCTAAGTCGGATTGCCGGACAACATAATGTGTCTGTCAGTGAGCTGCGCCAGTTCAATCAGCTCAACAGCGATATGATCCGCATTGGTCAGACGTTACTGTTGCCATCACGTGAAGAAAAACTAGACTACGTGGTCAAGCGCGGTGACAGTTTGTGGCGCATTGCAAAGCAGTTTGGCGTAACGGTCAAGGACCTGAAGCGCTGGAACCAGCGTGACAATAACCGCCTGCGGCTGGGGGAAACTCTGGCTATTCATCTCTCAGCGCCTTAA